One Clupea harengus chromosome 12, Ch_v2.0.2, whole genome shotgun sequence DNA segment encodes these proteins:
- the LOC116222884 gene encoding ribonuclease H-like, with product MIDNAEIFVGTEPIPDGRAVFVDGSSFMRDGERLTGWAAVGDGKVLRAGKLYKGGAQVAELVAVTNALQLALHSNVPVNIFTDSAYAYHSTHTWGPVWKSRNFTTAAGAPIAHKAEIITLSETLTHLTPSKCSVIKITGHSEQTKDALAQESKQLTVTWRFFLRTSHFERQN from the exons ATGATAGACAATGCAGAGATCTTTGTGGGAACGGAGCCCATTCCAGACGGCCGAGCTGTGTTTGTTGATGGCAGTTCATTcatgagagatggtgagagattGACTGGATGGGCTGCTGTGGGGGATGGAAAAGTTTTGCGGGCGGGAAAGCTCTACAAAGGGGGAGCCCAGGTGGCAGAACTCGTTGCTGTAACAAATGCCTTGCAACTCGCTTTACATTCTAATGTGCCTGTCAATATCTTCACAGATAGTGCTTACGCATACCATTCCACTCACACTTGGGGTCCTGTATGGAAAAGCCGTAACTTCACAACTGCGGCTGGAGCCCCCATTGCTCATAAAGCTGAGATTATCACACTCTCTGAAACACTGACCCACCTAACACCTTCTAAGTGTTCTGTCATTAAAATCACAGGACACAGTGAACAAACAAAGGACGCCTTGGCTCAAG AATCAAAACAGCTGACGGTCACCTGGAGGTTCTTCCTCCGGACCTCACACTTCGAAAGACAAAACTGA